One genomic region from Spirulina subsalsa PCC 9445 encodes:
- a CDS encoding GGDEF domain-containing protein: MQVAQLLKEYLPDNDLAARWGGEEFLILLLSVSSSVEVAQRAEELRTCLATYNHPNVGQVTASLGIASTTGGETPETLIARADAALYRAKQQGRNRVCGAEVSPTQLI, encoded by the coding sequence ATGCAAGTAGCTCAACTCCTGAAAGAATACCTTCCCGATAATGATTTAGCCGCACGCTGGGGCGGGGAGGAGTTTTTGATCTTGCTGCTCTCCGTCTCTAGCTCTGTGGAAGTGGCTCAGAGAGCAGAAGAGTTGCGCACTTGTTTAGCGACATACAATCACCCAAACGTCGGTCAAGTAACGGCTAGCTTGGGCATTGCTAGCACGACTGGCGGCGAAACCCCAGAAACCCTAATTGCTCGTGCTGATGCGGCTCTTTATCGGGCTAAACAGCAGGGGCGAAACCGAGTCTGTGGCGCTGAAGTCTCGCCAACTCAACTGATATGA
- a CDS encoding cobalt-precorrin-6A reductase — MNPKRVLILGGTGEASALAGKIEAIPGVEAIASLAGRTKDPITLTTPSRQGGFGGATGLANYLRREGIDFLIDATHPFAAQISFNAAQAASDCGIPRLMLSRPAWEKVPGDHWIEVESNQGAADILPGFAERVFLTIGRQELPTYAHLKDIWFLMRMIDPPPSNANIPPGQLLLARGPFSLESERSLLQDYQIGGLVSKNSGGHATYAKIIAARELGITVIMVKRPPVPEGEKVADVQSVLAWLETRLETGF; from the coding sequence ATGAATCCGAAAAGAGTTTTGATTTTAGGTGGAACAGGAGAAGCCTCGGCATTAGCGGGGAAAATTGAGGCGATTCCGGGGGTAGAGGCGATCGCTTCCTTGGCAGGTCGGACGAAAGATCCCATAACTCTCACCACCCCTTCCCGTCAAGGGGGTTTCGGCGGTGCAACAGGATTAGCCAACTATCTACGCCGCGAGGGCATTGATTTTTTAATTGATGCGACCCATCCCTTTGCCGCCCAAATTTCCTTCAATGCGGCTCAAGCTGCCTCAGATTGTGGCATTCCCCGATTAATGTTAAGTCGTCCCGCTTGGGAAAAAGTCCCCGGAGATCATTGGATTGAAGTCGAAAGTAATCAAGGGGCGGCGGATATTTTGCCCGGGTTCGCTGAACGGGTTTTTCTCACCATTGGTCGCCAAGAACTCCCCACCTATGCCCATTTAAAAGATATCTGGTTTTTGATGCGCATGATTGACCCTCCCCCATCAAATGCCAACATCCCACCAGGACAATTATTGCTGGCACGGGGGCCTTTTTCCCTAGAGTCAGAGCGATCGCTTTTGCAAGATTATCAAATTGGTGGGCTAGTCAGCAAAAATAGCGGCGGTCATGCCACTTACGCCAAAATCATCGCCGCCCGAGAGTTAGGAATCACAGTAATTATGGTAAAGCGCCCACCTGTGCCTGAAGGGGAAAAAGTCGCGGATGTTCAAAGTGTCCTCGCTTGGTTAGAAACAAGGTTAGAAACAGGATTTTAA
- a CDS encoding DNA methyltransferase — MFKQLSLFETTISNSNKYFDERIRQSGFDYEEIDIGDITFKTGQLEPIHRWYRLTPSYSPNLVRFLIKEFQITPDHFVVDPFSGRGTTCIECQKQGIRSLGIEINPLLQQTGTKSLKWETQNLHLIQNYLAEVSRLIQDSKKISLDEVIQLFNTRVPIIYNVFRWWEKNVLKELIICREVANNPGYSGVYDYLWLALNKTCLDCANIHRNHPTITFDDHHQREIDVFGEMSFNLNIICSDLRQLSQKEISLSELSSIVLGDSTNNLKQQVKQSSDFIITSPPYPNRYSYVHQTRPQLHFMELFDDVKQATEVDLQAVGGTWGRATSILQNKLLEVPTPIKPYLCYYDQLKIKSTLMCNYATKYFINMWQHIKSLHEIKSANFRAAYIVGNSRLSGVEIFTESILAELFKHEGFYVEKVVLFRKRGGRKNLYETAIFVKI, encoded by the coding sequence ATGTTTAAACAACTGTCTTTATTTGAAACGACTATTAGTAATAGTAACAAGTATTTTGATGAAAGAATACGGCAGTCTGGATTTGATTATGAAGAAATTGATATAGGAGATATCACTTTTAAAACAGGTCAACTAGAACCGATCCATAGATGGTATCGTTTGACTCCAAGTTACTCACCCAATTTAGTCAGATTTTTGATTAAGGAATTCCAAATTACTCCAGATCATTTCGTCGTTGATCCATTTAGTGGTCGAGGGACTACTTGTATTGAATGCCAGAAACAGGGAATTAGATCCCTTGGGATTGAGATTAATCCCCTGTTACAACAAACTGGTACTAAATCATTGAAGTGGGAAACTCAAAACCTCCATCTGATTCAAAATTACTTAGCTGAAGTATCCAGATTAATTCAAGATAGTAAAAAAATATCATTAGATGAAGTAATACAGTTGTTTAATACTAGAGTTCCTATTATTTATAACGTATTTAGATGGTGGGAAAAAAACGTTCTTAAGGAATTGATAATATGCCGAGAAGTAGCAAACAACCCAGGGTATTCTGGTGTTTACGACTACTTGTGGTTAGCCCTCAATAAAACTTGCTTGGATTGTGCAAATATTCATAGAAACCATCCCACAATTACTTTCGACGATCATCATCAAAGAGAAATTGATGTTTTCGGTGAAATGAGTTTCAATTTAAATATAATTTGCAGTGATTTGAGACAACTTAGCCAAAAAGAGATTAGCTTGTCGGAGCTAAGTTCTATTGTTCTAGGTGACTCAACGAATAACTTAAAACAACAAGTTAAGCAGTCCTCTGATTTTATAATTACTTCTCCCCCCTATCCAAACCGCTATAGCTATGTTCATCAGACAAGACCACAACTGCATTTTATGGAGTTATTTGATGATGTTAAGCAAGCGACAGAAGTTGACCTGCAAGCTGTGGGCGGAACTTGGGGCAGAGCTACATCGATTTTACAGAATAAACTACTGGAAGTTCCTACACCCATTAAACCCTATCTTTGTTATTACGACCAACTCAAGATTAAAAGCACTTTAATGTGTAATTATGCTACTAAATACTTTATCAATATGTGGCAACATATTAAGTCGCTTCACGAAATTAAATCGGCTAATTTTCGTGCTGCTTACATTGTGGGTAATTCGAGGTTATCGGGTGTAGAGATATTCACTGAGAGCATTTTAGCTGAACTTTTTAAGCATGAAGGTTTTTATGTTGAAAAAGTTGTATTGTTTAGAAAAAGAGGGGGGCGAAAAAACCTCTATGAAACAGCTATTTTTGTTAAAATTTAG
- the hisD gene encoding histidinol dehydrogenase, producing MLRIITQQSEAHTELQRIGGRTHGSETLQVEETVRDILQTVRQQGDRALLDYTAKFDGQTLTLSQLRVSGSELDAAYQQVSKDLLDAISLACRRVEAFHRQRIPKSWVQFTEDDNVILGKRYTPVDRAGLYIPGGRAAYPSTVIMNAIPAKVAQVPRIVMVTPPSEGGKISPAVLVAAQEAGITEIYRVGGAQAIAALAYGTETIPNVDVITGPGNIYVTLAKKMVYGLVGIDSLAGPSEVLIIADQQANPVHVAADLLAQAEHDPMAAAILITPDEGLAKKVQQEVQGQLQNHPRRILTEKAIAHYGLIIVVDSLKTAAELSNLFAPEHLELEIAEPWDLLEQIRHAGAIFLGNSTPEAVGDYLAGPNHTLPTSGSARYSSALGVETFLKHSSLIQYSPKALSEMGRAIQTLADAEGLHSHRESVRLRMEN from the coding sequence ATGCTGCGAATTATTACTCAGCAGTCTGAGGCACACACAGAACTTCAGCGCATTGGCGGGCGCACTCATGGTAGCGAAACGCTTCAAGTGGAAGAAACGGTGCGGGATATTCTGCAAACGGTTCGACAACAGGGCGATCGCGCACTTTTGGATTACACCGCCAAATTTGATGGGCAAACTCTGACCCTGAGCCAATTACGGGTCAGTGGTTCGGAACTGGATGCAGCCTACCAACAAGTCTCTAAGGATCTCTTGGATGCCATCAGCTTGGCTTGTCGGCGTGTAGAGGCGTTTCATCGGCAACGGATTCCCAAGTCTTGGGTTCAGTTTACGGAGGATGATAATGTCATCCTAGGTAAACGGTACACTCCAGTAGATCGGGCGGGCTTGTATATTCCGGGGGGGCGGGCGGCCTACCCCAGCACGGTGATTATGAACGCCATTCCCGCGAAGGTGGCGCAGGTGCCGCGTATTGTGATGGTGACTCCGCCGAGTGAAGGGGGGAAAATTTCCCCGGCGGTGTTGGTGGCAGCCCAGGAGGCGGGAATTACAGAAATTTATCGGGTGGGGGGGGCGCAGGCGATCGCAGCGTTGGCCTACGGAACCGAGACAATCCCGAATGTGGATGTGATCACAGGCCCTGGTAATATTTACGTCACCCTGGCCAAAAAGATGGTCTATGGTTTAGTGGGGATTGATTCCCTCGCCGGCCCCTCGGAGGTATTGATTATTGCCGATCAGCAGGCGAATCCGGTTCATGTGGCGGCGGATCTGTTGGCGCAGGCGGAACATGATCCGATGGCGGCGGCGATTTTAATTACACCGGATGAGGGGTTAGCGAAAAAAGTTCAACAGGAGGTTCAAGGGCAGTTACAGAACCATCCTCGGCGAATTTTGACGGAAAAGGCGATCGCCCACTATGGCTTAATCATTGTAGTAGACTCCCTCAAGACCGCCGCCGAACTCTCGAATCTCTTCGCCCCAGAACACTTAGAACTGGAAATTGCCGAACCTTGGGATCTCCTCGAACAGATTCGCCATGCCGGGGCCATTTTCTTGGGGAACTCCACCCCGGAAGCCGTTGGCGACTATTTGGCCGGCCCCAATCACACCCTCCCCACCTCCGGTTCAGCCCGCTATTCTTCCGCCTTGGGGGTGGAAACCTTCCTGAAACACTCTAGTTTGATTCAATACTCCCCCAAAGCCCTAAGTGAGATGGGTCGAGCCATTCAAACCTTAGCAGATGCTGAAGGGTTACACTCTCACCGGGAGTCTGTTCGTTTACGGATGGAAAATTAA
- a CDS encoding cache domain-containing protein, whose amino-acid sequence MKYISLRTSIPLLTIAPLVLAIGLTGGLAFHNTRQTIDQLSSELSQEIADQVAQKTETFLAVPRQINQLNYDAFQNEQINLDNLPLLERYFWHKIQVFDTVSYIYLGTETGEFRGAEQVNGVFQIGVVGVSTNSLFLTYSATSTGDRNQLVHEGDRYDPRIRPWYTATVTAQRPIWSEVYTDFNSRQLAITATHPVKNTQDQLVGVFGVDVFLNRLDEFLKSLKIAETGQVFIIERDGFLIGSSGSDPTAIIEGEEIQRVSVMESQNPILQATANYLVTSFGDLSLVQTQDHQSFKFQGNQYFVRAQSFRDPGGLDWLIVVVIPEADFLAQVNAQTQMTVLFGLAALILAAGVGFVLSNWLVRPVMRLNDAALSITTHRFDDQSLEDLVERSDEVGEFARAFRDMAVVVGDRTQSLSEQLEELQDNNPLSSEPSLGSEEKITELQDSYKTLRERAQNLRQQAQNCQDSTETP is encoded by the coding sequence ATGAAATACATCTCCCTGAGAACCAGTATTCCTTTGCTCACCATTGCCCCTCTTGTTTTAGCCATTGGCTTAACAGGTGGACTAGCGTTTCACAATACCCGGCAAACAATTGATCAACTGTCCTCTGAGTTAAGTCAGGAAATTGCGGATCAAGTAGCCCAAAAAACCGAAACATTTTTAGCGGTTCCCCGGCAGATCAATCAACTGAATTATGATGCCTTTCAAAATGAGCAGATTAATCTCGATAATTTACCCCTCTTAGAACGCTATTTTTGGCATAAAATTCAGGTTTTTGATACGGTGAGTTATATCTACTTGGGGACGGAAACTGGGGAGTTCCGAGGGGCGGAACAAGTGAATGGGGTATTCCAGATCGGGGTGGTTGGAGTGAGTACCAATTCCCTATTTTTAACCTATAGTGCCACTTCCACGGGCGATCGCAACCAATTAGTCCATGAAGGCGATCGCTATGATCCCCGGATTCGTCCTTGGTATACCGCCACCGTTACCGCCCAGCGTCCCATCTGGAGTGAAGTCTATACTGATTTTAATAGTCGGCAATTAGCGATTACCGCCACTCATCCGGTGAAAAATACCCAAGATCAGTTAGTGGGGGTTTTCGGGGTGGATGTGTTCTTAAATCGTCTTGATGAGTTTCTCAAAAGCTTAAAAATTGCCGAAACCGGACAGGTGTTTATTATTGAACGAGATGGTTTTCTCATTGGCAGTTCTGGCAGTGATCCCACCGCTATCATAGAGGGGGAAGAGATACAACGGGTTTCTGTAATGGAGAGTCAAAACCCCATACTCCAAGCCACCGCTAATTATCTGGTGACAAGCTTTGGGGATTTAAGTTTAGTCCAAACTCAAGATCACCAGTCCTTTAAGTTTCAGGGAAATCAATACTTTGTCCGAGCGCAATCGTTCCGAGATCCCGGAGGGTTAGACTGGTTAATTGTGGTGGTGATTCCCGAGGCCGATTTCTTGGCTCAAGTGAATGCTCAAACTCAAATGACGGTGTTGTTTGGTTTAGCCGCCCTTATTTTAGCGGCCGGGGTGGGTTTTGTCCTCAGTAATTGGTTAGTGCGTCCCGTGATGCGTTTGAATGATGCAGCGCTATCTATTACGACCCACCGTTTTGATGACCAAAGTTTAGAGGATTTAGTAGAACGCTCCGATGAAGTGGGAGAGTTTGCCCGGGCATTTCGGGATATGGCCGTTGTGGTTGGCGATCGCACCCAAAGTTTAAGCGAACAACTCGAAGAGTTACAAGACAATAATCCTCTCAGTTCAGAACCATCCCTCGGGTCAGAAGAAAAAATAACCGAATTGCAAGATTCCTACAAAACCCTTCGTGAACGCGCTCAAAACCTCCGTCAACAAGCCCAAAATTGCCAAGATTCAACCGAAACCCCTTAA
- the rpsT gene encoding 30S ribosomal protein S20: MANNKSAIKRIQIAERNRLRNKAYKSAVKTLMKRYFTAVEAYVQDQTPEALEKVDQARSSAYQKIDKAVKRGVLHANTGSRRKARLARFWRMTHEKAQAVKA, translated from the coding sequence GTGGCTAATAACAAATCTGCAATTAAACGCATTCAAATTGCTGAACGGAATCGCCTGAGAAACAAGGCTTATAAGTCAGCCGTGAAAACCCTGATGAAACGCTATTTTACGGCTGTTGAAGCCTATGTACAAGACCAAACCCCCGAAGCACTCGAAAAAGTTGACCAAGCTCGCTCCTCGGCCTACCAAAAAATCGATAAAGCGGTGAAAAGAGGAGTACTGCACGCCAACACCGGATCGCGTCGGAAAGCGCGTTTAGCTCGTTTTTGGCGCATGACCCACGAGAAAGCCCAAGCCGTGAAGGCATAA
- a CDS encoding cache domain-containing protein, whose protein sequence is MINNSGSKLPLRWIFIIPFILQIFLVVSVVGWLSWWSGQRAITRAIIQLKAEVSSRTQEQLDEYFSYPTRLADLNLKVVQLGMLDVGNREQITRYFAEQMRLYAVDFINFGDQNGNYTGIGRSPNGELYLESQDATEDRPTFITYRLDAQGNRGSVITQEETYNFQDEAWYRNPVEQNRAVWSDIYQWDEDPGTFSISVSYPFYNNQGELLGVMGVDLVLSQIKKYLKSLAMSYGGAIFIIERDGTIVAHSSEDQSDYQVENGKLTRRNVLESSHPMVQGVAQQLIDEYKTWDAVPKSQGFKFRVGGELHFIEIISWQDELGLDWMVGIIIPESQFTTELKNNTRMMIVVCVVALLIAFGLTIYITSWVTRPLEQLNQAAKDLKSDRFQPMSLYAVASRQDELGELGRTFQDMALVISDRQSNFANQVQELHQQNSQFKQGKEDAKNLELAYFKALKKKAQSLRRKA, encoded by the coding sequence ATGATTAATAACTCTGGTTCTAAATTGCCCTTGCGCTGGATTTTTATTATCCCCTTTATACTGCAAATTTTCCTAGTTGTGAGTGTAGTAGGTTGGCTCTCATGGTGGAGTGGCCAACGGGCTATTACCCGCGCTATTATACAACTTAAAGCCGAAGTCAGTTCACGTACTCAGGAGCAATTAGATGAATATTTCAGCTATCCTACCCGACTGGCTGATTTGAACTTAAAAGTGGTGCAATTGGGAATGTTAGATGTTGGCAATCGGGAACAAATTACCCGTTATTTTGCCGAACAAATGCGACTCTATGCAGTAGATTTTATTAATTTTGGCGATCAAAATGGGAACTATACAGGAATTGGGCGTTCCCCGAATGGTGAACTTTACCTAGAAAGTCAAGATGCAACAGAAGATCGTCCAACATTTATAACTTACCGTTTGGATGCCCAAGGAAATCGGGGTAGTGTAATTACGCAAGAGGAAACTTATAATTTTCAGGATGAAGCATGGTATCGGAATCCTGTAGAACAAAACAGGGCTGTGTGGAGTGATATTTACCAATGGGATGAAGATCCTGGCACTTTTTCAATTTCAGTGAGTTATCCCTTTTACAATAATCAAGGTGAACTCTTAGGTGTGATGGGAGTTGATTTAGTTTTATCGCAAATCAAAAAGTATTTGAAATCTCTCGCCATGAGCTATGGGGGAGCAATTTTTATCATTGAACGAGATGGGACAATTGTTGCACATAGTTCCGAGGATCAATCAGACTATCAGGTTGAGAATGGAAAATTGACCCGAAGAAATGTGCTAGAAAGTAGTCATCCGATGGTTCAAGGTGTAGCTCAACAGTTAATTGATGAGTATAAAACTTGGGATGCTGTTCCGAAATCGCAAGGTTTTAAGTTCAGGGTGGGAGGAGAATTACACTTTATTGAAATTATTTCTTGGCAAGATGAATTAGGCTTAGATTGGATGGTTGGGATTATTATTCCTGAATCTCAATTTACAACGGAGTTAAAAAATAATACTCGCATGATGATTGTGGTTTGTGTAGTCGCTCTGCTGATTGCTTTTGGTCTAACAATTTATATTACCTCTTGGGTGACTCGTCCGTTGGAACAATTAAATCAAGCGGCGAAAGATTTGAAGTCCGATCGATTTCAGCCCATGAGTTTATATGCGGTTGCCTCAAGACAGGATGAGTTAGGGGAGTTGGGGCGCACATTTCAGGATATGGCGTTAGTGATTAGCGATCGCCAGAGTAACTTTGCCAATCAAGTGCAGGAACTACACCAACAAAATTCCCAATTTAAGCAGGGTAAAGAAGATGCCAAAAACCTAGAATTAGCTTACTTTAAAGCCTTAAAGAAAAAAGCCCAAAGTTTACGGCGCAAAGCTTAA
- a CDS encoding MORN repeat-containing protein — translation MGDIWIKLAKTLFITSGLPLLSLVTMAKPAIAQAIITLPNGIRCEGQFNGFTGRGICEYPEGYYRGTIVNGQRQGQGVFYFSEGNGGGDDNLATIYEGQFSNDRPNGRGRFIYGNDDRYDGEVLNGTPHGTGQFTFRSLETENFLFVVNNNLITMENVDKRDSRYFGGVRNGRPEGRGTFVYGICQAYGAELRCLRYDGMFRNGVPHGQGTMTTPACLVRGGQVVCSRFTGNFYRGQPNGAGQIITANGDRCQGEFNDFTFSGRGTCTYSNGDRYSGELRFGAPHGIGVATYANGQSYRGEFVFGAPRGISRAR, via the coding sequence ATGGGCGACATCTGGATAAAACTGGCAAAAACTCTCTTCATTACGTCCGGTTTACCGCTACTAAGTCTTGTGACAATGGCTAAACCTGCGATCGCACAAGCCATTATTACCCTACCCAATGGAATACGCTGTGAGGGTCAATTTAACGGTTTTACAGGCCGTGGGATTTGTGAATATCCCGAGGGCTACTATCGCGGGACAATTGTTAATGGTCAGCGTCAAGGTCAAGGGGTTTTCTATTTTTCCGAAGGCAATGGGGGCGGGGATGATAATTTAGCCACCATTTATGAAGGACAGTTTAGCAATGACCGACCCAATGGACGGGGGCGGTTTATTTATGGCAATGATGACCGCTATGATGGAGAAGTGCTAAACGGAACACCCCACGGAACCGGTCAATTTACCTTTCGCTCCCTAGAAACGGAAAATTTCCTCTTTGTGGTCAACAATAATCTGATCACAATGGAAAATGTGGACAAGCGAGATAGCCGCTACTTTGGGGGAGTTCGTAACGGTCGGCCCGAGGGTCGCGGGACATTTGTCTATGGCATTTGCCAAGCCTATGGGGCAGAATTACGCTGTCTGCGCTACGATGGGATGTTTCGGAACGGTGTACCTCACGGACAAGGTACAATGACCACTCCGGCCTGTTTGGTGAGAGGGGGACAAGTCGTTTGTTCTCGGTTTACGGGCAATTTCTATCGGGGTCAGCCCAACGGAGCGGGGCAAATTATCACAGCCAATGGCGATCGCTGTCAAGGAGAATTCAACGACTTTACCTTTAGTGGTCGCGGCACTTGCACCTATAGCAATGGCGATCGCTACAGTGGAGAATTACGCTTTGGAGCCCCCCACGGCATTGGGGTAGCCACCTATGCCAATGGTCAAAGTTATCGGGGAGAATTCGTCTTTGGCGCTCCCCGTGGTATCTCTCGGGCGCGGTGA
- a CDS encoding cyclic nucleotide-binding domain-containing protein — protein sequence MSSSRYLRRTVPIVMIAPLVLGVGVTGLLAFLNGRSTVNDLSQRLVDNIAQRVETEVIDTIELPHQLNQWNADQLRLGLLNPEDLSTFEKPLYSQLQQTPYFAYVYWGNEQREFVGAGRVRNNQVVLARSNAETDYYYYNYEVDAQGNRGARQSIEPEPYDPRQRPWYQDAVAAKQATWGSIYIWAVGYEDIALPAVYPIFNATGQLQGVFGIDISLGNLSGFLRGLQVGKTGHTFIIERDGLLVASSGQEGSYDAQLRRVEAINSQEPLIQNTAQMLLNNMGSFASLDDNQKFSFRWQGKQHLVQVQPIRDAYGLDWLIVVVLPKADFMQQVNLQTRLSIILGLASLGLAIILGLILGYWVIRPIVRLNEAATDLRTQQFEPSTIEDLTRRSDEIGEFARVFQTMAITLDTQEQSLEEQLQEMQLQLGDKYRKLIRGQGQNLTQLKQIQKKAKLIRDIKNIEINLVEVLKKVTYFSSLKEHEIQQIIEAGYQKVFDTGEYICREDEPGDEFYIIVSGTVEIFVEKINKYLTQLKAGAFFGELSLLIGIPRTATVITREETRLFILNQEALGRLLKQYKSLADEITHQLNLHQAELQERQELLRKYGLLDEDFNNNPMRWVQNRMKTLFGV from the coding sequence ATGTCTTCTAGTCGTTATCTTCGTCGAACCGTCCCTATCGTCATGATTGCCCCCCTCGTCCTTGGGGTAGGAGTGACAGGTCTTTTAGCCTTTTTAAACGGGCGGAGCACAGTCAATGACCTCTCCCAACGTTTAGTCGATAATATCGCCCAACGAGTTGAAACAGAAGTAATAGATACAATTGAATTACCTCATCAACTCAATCAATGGAATGCAGATCAACTCCGTCTAGGATTATTAAATCCCGAGGACTTATCAACCTTTGAAAAGCCCCTGTATTCTCAACTGCAACAAACCCCTTACTTTGCCTATGTGTACTGGGGCAACGAACAACGGGAATTTGTAGGGGCGGGTCGTGTTCGCAACAATCAAGTCGTTTTAGCCCGCTCCAATGCAGAGACAGATTACTACTATTACAACTATGAAGTAGATGCTCAAGGCAACCGAGGGGCGAGGCAGTCCATTGAACCCGAACCCTATGATCCCCGACAACGGCCTTGGTATCAAGATGCAGTGGCCGCTAAACAAGCCACTTGGGGGTCGATTTATATTTGGGCTGTTGGTTATGAAGACATTGCCCTCCCTGCCGTTTACCCCATCTTTAACGCAACGGGACAACTTCAAGGGGTTTTCGGGATTGATATTTCTTTGGGCAATCTAAGCGGATTTTTACGCGGATTACAAGTGGGCAAAACAGGACACACCTTTATTATTGAGCGAGATGGTTTATTAGTGGCCTCATCAGGTCAAGAAGGCTCCTATGATGCCCAATTAAGGCGAGTAGAAGCCATTAATAGTCAAGAACCCCTCATCCAAAATACCGCCCAAATGTTACTAAACAACATGGGCAGTTTTGCCAGCCTTGACGATAACCAAAAATTTTCCTTTCGCTGGCAAGGCAAACAACATTTAGTTCAAGTTCAACCCATCCGGGATGCCTACGGACTCGATTGGCTGATTGTGGTGGTCTTACCCAAAGCCGATTTTATGCAGCAAGTGAACCTACAAACTCGTCTCTCTATTATCTTAGGCCTCGCTTCTTTGGGTCTTGCCATTATCTTGGGCTTAATTTTAGGCTATTGGGTCATCCGCCCCATTGTACGCCTCAACGAAGCCGCCACAGACTTAAGAACTCAACAATTTGAACCCAGTACCATTGAAGATTTAACCCGTCGTTCTGACGAAATTGGCGAATTTGCCCGCGTCTTTCAAACTATGGCCATTACCCTAGATACTCAAGAACAGAGTTTGGAAGAACAACTGCAAGAAATGCAGTTACAATTAGGCGATAAATACCGAAAACTCATCCGGGGTCAAGGTCAAAACTTAACTCAACTTAAACAAATTCAAAAAAAAGCGAAGCTGATTCGAGACATTAAAAATATTGAAATAAACCTTGTTGAAGTTCTAAAAAAAGTGACTTATTTTTCCAGCCTTAAAGAACATGAAATTCAGCAAATTATTGAAGCAGGCTATCAAAAAGTTTTTGATACAGGAGAATATATCTGTCGGGAAGATGAGCCGGGGGATGAATTTTATATTATTGTCTCAGGAACAGTAGAGATTTTTGTAGAGAAAATCAACAAATACTTGACACAATTAAAAGCAGGTGCTTTTTTTGGTGAACTTTCCTTACTCATTGGCATTCCCCGCACAGCCACCGTCATTACTCGGGAAGAAACTCGTTTATTTATTCTCAATCAGGAAGCATTAGGCAGACTTTTAAAACAGTATAAATCCTTAGCTGATGAAATTACACACCAACTCAACTTACATCAAGCCGAATTGCAAGAACGTCAAGAACTTTTACGCAAATATGGTTTACTTGATGAGGATTTTAATAATAACCCTATGCGCTGGGTTCAAAATCGAATGAAAACCCTTTTCGGAGTTTAA